acgaTATTAGTCATAAttctataaattataatttatttatttagattagaatgttaaatttattttttttatttaggcaAAATTGCTCCGGCCATGGATAATTTTTGGTTTCAACCCATCTCTCCCGATGACGAAGAGGCGGCACATAGAGTTTTCGATTTCTACGtaagatttaataaaattaaaacaaatttctctaaataaatcgaaataacttttttatttatagacgGGGATTTACGCCAATCCAATTTTTGGGTCCGGTGATTTTCCAGAATCGGTTAAAAAATTCGTTAGTGCTAGAAGCGCGAAACAACATTTCGCAAGCTCGCGATTACCAACGCTTACAGAGGAAGAAATCAATCTGATTAAAGGAACTTATGATTTCTTTGGcttgaatttttatacatcGGTGATAGTTAATGATGCCGAAGAATCACCGGTCGATTTGTCAATAGTTAGTTGGAATAGCGATATGGGTGCTGATTACGATTGGGATCCAGAATGGGAAAGAGCGACTTCATGGTGGCTTAGAGTAACACCATGGAATCTTCCGTTTGTACTAAGagatttaaaaagaagatacggGGATATCGATATCTATATTACTGAAAATGGATTATCTGatcacgaaaataaaaatgatattcaaAGAGCTAATTATCATTTGgtaagaaataaagaaaaactttttttgtataacaCCACTTATTCTTCTTCCTACTTTTACAGAACCATCTAAATGCGTGTTTAGAAGCAATCGCCGATGgtgtaaaattgaaaatgtacaCCGCTTGGAGTTTAATGGATAATTTTGAATGGACGCATGGATATAcgtaagttatttttattacaaaaagtttAAGGATTCTAATTTTTATGGTTACAGCAATCGTTTCGGGTTATACCATGTTGATTTTAACGACCCCGAAAGGAAAAGAACACCAAAACTCTCCGCGGAAGTATACAAACAAGTCCTCGCAGACAGAAAATTACCAAACACAACCATTTCGACCAAGGGAGCGTCGAACAcgataaaaatttcatttggaTTGATTACTATTAGTGTTATTctcaacaaattattttaaataatttattacattttaccAAGTAAACTTTATTATTCAAACTTTACTTGTATGCAGAAATCAgtattattatgtattaatttattaaattcaataaaatttaattgtgaaTATAGATTGTTAAATATAGATATAATCAACCTgatataaaatcataaatattatttataacatttaataaGTCCTTTATCAATTTGTTGTAAATATCAATATGTTTTCGTCAACATGTTTGATATTTACCATTATGTGTTTTCGCTCAATCGGGGTTACATCGAAAGTAAAAAATTCGATGagaataacataaaaaaacatgttttttaataataatatattgatttttatggaaattcttttgattttaaatgtagtagatggtattatttttaatgggacgttaaatcaaaaagaatttcCAAATGGTTTTCAATTTGGGGTTGCTACTTCCGCTTATCAAATTGAAGGTGGTTGGAATGCAAATGGTAAGtaacgataataatttatatgtgTTAAAATTGATGACCACTCTATACTTAGAGTAAGTAGAAGAATTGCATGGCTAAATGCAACAACAAAAGTCTTCCAACTtccaaattttcaataaacagCTACTAATTTCATTGCTACCATTAAAGTTAATTACTCATCGTTATACAATAATTTGTCTTGTCTGTTTCTATGCCTATTTATTTTGTCATTAAAACcatatttccaatttttctgTTCATCCGATTATTCTCCACCATTACAAATACTTCTTCTAGATTGAAAAGTATTCCTTTAAACTTGACTTTGTATTCATCACCcaaatttttctttccatAATC
This genomic stretch from Onthophagus taurus isolate NC chromosome 7, IU_Otau_3.0, whole genome shotgun sequence harbors:
- the LOC111424612 gene encoding cytosolic beta-glucosidase-like — its product is MRNFLILSVILSYLNNSNAGISYLRSSDEEPDETVKLLRQEKFPEDFKFAVGTAAYQIEGGWNANGKGESIWDRFTHEQPHRILDSSNGDIACDSYHKYEEDVQMMKNLGVNAYRFSLSWTRILPTGYNNVINQDGINYYHKLIDELLKNGIEPFVTIYHWDLPQSLQEIGGWTNDLIPDLLVDLADIVFKEFGDKVKIWVTINEPRQICKMGYGDGWIAPSRNSPGIGDYLCTKNVLLAHARMYHLYHDKYAAQGGKIAPAMDNFWFQPISPDDEEAAHRVFDFYTGIYANPIFGSGDFPESVKKFVSARSAKQHFASSRLPTLTEEEINLIKGTYDFFGLNFYTSVIVNDAEESPVDLSIVSWNSDMGADYDWDPEWERATSWWLRVTPWNLPFVLRDLKRRYGDIDIYITENGLSDHENKNDIQRANYHLNHLNACLEAIADGVKLKMYTAWSLMDNFEWTHGYTNRFGLYHVDFNDPERKRTPKLSAEVYKQVLADRKLPNTTISTKGASNTIKISFGLITISVILNKLF